A single region of the Raphanus sativus cultivar WK10039 chromosome 1, ASM80110v3, whole genome shotgun sequence genome encodes:
- the LOC108812727 gene encoding vacuolar sorting protein 3, translating to MAKSRSVVELTTRYDLGVGGGVDKIRSLCLSPHSDSQTLVYIGTFSGSLLLLSLDTSTNIVARLGALSLSASPVESIFVLGHEERGKVLALCNGHLFLADSLLSTPAKRLGGVLRGISVVAKRVRGREESSDLLSLLPSSEVSGESSSSKKFLQMLGGGSRVGSDVKGKDSRRRRREGVRYVFAVAIGERMLLVELDEEDGKGDSFVVLKEIVGIGGIKTLVWLDDYVVAGTDKGYSLISCVTGKSGVIFALPDVSGPPLLKLLCKEWKVLLLVDNVGVVVDTNGQPVGGSLVFRRRPDSVGELSFYLVTVGDGKMEIHQKKSGACVQSVSFGPEGCGPSVLAVDEAGDGNLLAVTTISKVIFYRRVPYEEQIKDLLRKKRYREAISLVEELDSEGEISKEMLSFLHAQIGYLLLFDLRFEEAVNQFLKSESMEPSEVFPFIMRDPNRWSLQVPRNRYWGLHPPPAPLEDVVDNGLMAIQRAIFLRKAGMDTPVDEEFSSNPPSRADLLESAIKNMTRYLEVSREKDLSHPVREGIDTLLMLLYRALNRVEDMENLASSVNNCVVEELESLLNESEHLRTLAFLYASKGMSAKALAIWRLFAKNYSSGLWQDSDDLVPYLHENELIRLSGKEAAAAEAARILEEPCDPELALQHLSWISDINPLFAIQVLTSDKRTEELLPEKVIQAIDPQKVEIIQRYFQWLIEDRDYNDPQLHTSYALSLAKSALECVEVQNGNQETDAGGKEARDCNVGSISLFESDVRERLQTFLQSSDLYDPEEILNLIEGSELWLEKAILYRRIGQETVVLQILALKLEDCAAAEQYCVEIGRPDAFMQLLDMYLEPQNGKEPMFKAAVRLLHNHGESLDPLQVLEKLSPDMPLKLASDTILRMLRARVHHHRQGQIVHNVSRALDVDSRLARLEERSRHVQINDESLCDSCFARLGTKLFAMYPDDTIVCYKCYRRLGESKSVTGRDFKRDVLIKPGWLVNR from the exons ATGGCCAAATCTCGATCAGTCGTGGAGCTCACTACCCGCTACGATCTCGGCGTCGGCGGCGGCGTCGACAAGATCCGATCCCTATGCCTCTCCCCACACTCCGATTCCCAAACCCTAGTCTACATCGGCACCTTCTCCGGATCCCTTCTCCTCCTCTCCCTCGACACTTCGACCAACATCGTCGCGCGTCTCGGAGCTCTATCTCTAAGCGCTTCCCCGGTCGAGTCCATCTTCGTGCTCGGCCACGAGGAGAGAGGGAAAGTTCTAGCGCTCTGCAACGGCCACTTGTTCTTGGCGGATTCGCTTCTCTCAACACCCGCTAAGAGACTGGGCGGGGTGTTGAGAGGGATCAGTGTCGTCGCTAAGAGAGTGAGGGGACGCGAGGAGTCATCTGACTTGTTGTCGTTGCTGCCTTCTTCCGAGGTTTCAGGTGAGTCTAGCTCGAGCAAGAAGTTTCTACAGATGCTTGGCGGTGGGAGTCGTGTGGGGAGTGATGTTAAAGGGAAGGACTCTCGACGTCGTCGGCGCGAGGGAGTTCGTTATGTTTTCGCTGTTGCGATTGGTGAGAGGATGTTGCTGGTTGAGCTTGATGAGGAAGATGGGAAAGGTGATTCCTTTGTTGTGTTGAAAGAGATTGTTGGGATCGGTGGGATCAAGACTTTGGTTTGGCTTGATGATTATGTTGTTGCCGGGACTGATAAAGGTTATAGTTTGATCTCGTGTGTTACTGGGAAAAGCGGGGTGATATTCGCGTTGCCTGATGTCTCTGGTCCCCCGCTGCTCAAGTTGCTTTGTAAAGAGTGGAAGGTGTTGTTGTTGGTGGATAATGTTGGGGTTGTTGTGGATACGAATGGTCAGCCTGTTGGTGGGAGTCTTGTGTTTCGTAGGAGGCCTGACTCTGTTGGAGAATTGTCTTTCTATTTGGTGACTGTTGGGGATGGGAAAATGGAGATACATCAGAAGAAGTCGGGTGCTTGTGTTCAGTCGGTTAGTTTTGGTCCTGAAGGGTGTGGGCCTTCGGTTTTGGCAGTTGATGAGGCAGGAGACGGGAACCTTTTGGCTGTTACTACCATATCAAAG GTTATTTTTTATCGAAGAGTGCCTTATGAAGAACAGATTAAAGACCTCTTGAGGAAAAAGAGATACAGAGAAGCCATCTCCCTGGTGGAGGAGCTTGACTCAGAGGGGGAAATTTCGAAAGAGATGCTTTCTTTTCTTCATGCTCAGATAGGGTATCTACTACTTTTTGATTTGCGCTTTGAGGAGGCAGTGAATCAGTTTTTAAAGTCAGAAAGCATGGAACCTTCTGAAGTTTTTCCTTTTATCATGCGAGATCCTAATCGATGGTCTTTGCAG GTTCCAAGAAACAGATACTGGGGATTGCATCCCCCTCCTGCTCCTCTTGAAGATGTTGTAGATAATGGATTGATGGCCATCCAAAGAGCCATCTTCCTAAGAAAAGCGGGAATGGATACTCCGGTTGACGAAGAGTTTTCCTCAAATCCTCCAAGTAGAGCTGATTTACTAGAGTCAGCAATCAAAAACATGACAAG GTACCTCGAGGTCTCTCGTGAGAAGGACTTAAGTCACCCAGTAAGAGAGGGAATAGACACGCTTCTAATGCTTCTGTATAGAGCACTAAACCGTGTTGAAGATATGGAGAATCTTGCATCTTCTGTTAACAACTGTGTTGTG GAGGAGTTGGAGTCTCTTTTAAATGAATCTGAACATCTGCGGACACTTGCATTCCTATATGCAAGTAAGGGGATGAGTGCAAAGGCTCTTGCTATTTGGCGTCTCTTTGCGAAGAATTATTCATCTGGTCTGTGGCAAGACTCAGATGACTTGGTGCCTTACTTACACGAAAACGAGCTCATTAGGCTATCTGGAAAAGAGGCTGCTGCTGCAGAAGCAGCCAGGATTCTTGAGGAACCCTGTGATCCAGAACTGGCATTGCAGCATCTTAGTTGG ATTTCAGATATAAACCCATTGTTTGCTATCCAAGTCTTGACGTCAGATAAAAGGACAGAAGAGCTTTTGCCAG AGAAAGTGATCCAAGCTATTGATCCCCAAAAAGTTGAAATCATACAGAG GTACTTCCAATGGCTGATTGAAGATAGAGACTATAACGACCCGCAGCTGCATACATCATATGCTCTCTCACTTGCCAAGTCAGCACTTGAGTGTGTTGAAGTTCAAAATGGTAACCAAGAAACTGATGCTGGAGGAAAAGAGGCCCGTGATTGTAATGTAGGAAGTATTTCTCTATTTGAAAGTGATGTGCGGGAAAGGTTGCAGACCTTTTTGCAGTCCTCAGATCTGTATGACCCTGAAGAAATATTGAATTTGATTGAAGGATCAGAACTGTGGTTGGAAAAG GCTATCCTATACCGAAGGATAGGACAGGAGACAGTTGTCCTTCAAATTCTTGCTCT GAAGCTTGAGGATTGTGCAGCTGCAGAGCAATATTGTGTAGAAATTGGAAGACCAGATGCATTTATGCa GTTACTTGATATGTATCTGGAGCCTCAAAATGGTAAAGAGCCTATGTTCAAAGCTGCGGTTCGTCTTCTCCACAACCATGGGGAATCACTTGATCCTTTGCAAGTTTTGGAA aaATTGTCTCCTGACATGCCTTTAAAACTGGCGTCAGATACAATTTTGAGAATGCTCAGGGCTCGggttcatcatcatcgtcaagGCCAA ATCGTACACAATGTCTCTCGTGCATTGGATGTGGATTCAAGGTTGGCAAGATTAGAAGAAAGATCACGTCACGTGCAGATAAATGATGAGAGCCTCTGTGATTCTTGCTTCGCCCGCCTGGGAACTAAGCTATTTGCTATGTACCCTGATGATACCATTGTGTGTTACAAG TGTTACCGACGCCTGGGTGAATCAAAGTCAGTAACGGGCCGTGACTTCAAGCGAGATGTTCTGATAAAACCCGGTTGGTTAGTGAACCGGTAG